The DNA sequence AAGACCATACAGATGAAAGCTTCACGCTGCTATGCGAACGAGAACGCAGCAACATGATGCCCCCTGAGCGCCACTGGGAAATAAAAGGTACATATGGTCCACCAACAGGGCACGGTCATATAGCATCTGACTGGGGATCGACGAAAAATTTGAATGAAGACTGGCGATGCACGCTATATATAACATCACTCATCTGAACTTGGAGTCGATATCGACATCGAAACATCTCTTTTTGAACTTGGAATATTTCAACGCCAAGGGAGGCGTGGTTACATGGAAGACGAGAACATTGATATACTACTACGTGTGTTGCCAGAGCTATCAACAAGCAGTGTATCCTGATTCTGAGTTAGTATATGGCAACTCAATACGATTCCTGACACGACGTACAGCGCAGCTTGATCCCAAGTTGGCGTTTCCAATCCAACCAGGTTCCCAATAGACAATTCCAAGTCCATGACCTCCCGACAATCCAGAAAGAACGTTCCTGATATCTGCTACCCATGTGGATTGACCTGCAGCAGAGACCGGTACCGAGGGCTCGCTTAAAGCTACTCCCGGGCATGAGGTAGGCCAATCTGTTTCAACGACCATCACATCCTAGATAGGGAAGTGAATTAAGCATACAGTTTGATCTCAATTCGGCGGTAATGACATATAACTTAAGCTTACCTTTCCGTATTTGTTTATGATGTTTTGAAGGCTCGATTTAAGGTTGTTCAGCGTTGCTCCTGTTCCGTAAAATGGGTAGAAGGAGAAGCCCATGACATCCACGTCCGAGGTAGATAATTTTCCTGGGAGAAATATTTGAGAATAAAAAGAGGAGATGCTTGATGAATCCCATCCATTGGCAAGGTGGATCATAATTTTGGTTGAAGAGGACGCCGCACGTACTCCACTAGCAGCTGAGTGGAGAAGCTCAGAAAGCCCAGCATATCCGTTGACTGAGATTTGGCCAATAGGCCATAAAATTCCGCTGTTGATCTCATTTCCAATCTAGAAGGTTGTGTTAATTTTACACGGATAGGGTTTGGCAAGATTGAGTTCTTActtcaatgaatttgatagGAGTCCCTTGTGCCGAGAATGAGTTAACGAGATTCATTGTGTACCTAAAGGTTACGTCGGTGGAAGTCAACAGAACGGATAAAAAAAACGCACGTGTATATCTGAGTGTTCAAACTGTTGAGGTCTTTGGGCCACGAACTTGGAATTGCTTGTTTTCCGGGATCGGCCCCTACACATTCATCAGAAAATTTTATTGTTAAATAACGGAGGTTTCACAAGTATCGCTGTAGTGAAGGTCAACAAAGATTTCCATTCCAGCAGCGACAGCACGTTTAGCCAAAGCCAAACCATAGTTCAGACTGTAGTCGGCATCGTTGGTGCTAGTCCAAATTCTGATACGAGCCAGGTTTACTCCATGGTTATGAAGGATTGTTTCAAATTTAGCTCCCTGGGCGGAGCTAGAGTCCTTGTAGACGATCCCGGACTTTTCAAGGTTAACAAGAGAGCTGAAATCCGCGCCATGGTACTGAAGGGCCCGGCCTAAATGGTTAAACGTGAAGAGGGCAGTAAACAGAGTTACAATAAACCGCATCGTGGTTTACAGAGCCTGGATGACACCGAAAGATGCTTTATAGCTTTCCTCATTTACTCCATCTCGAAGTTCGAACTGCAAGTAGTCAAGGACTTCGGAGGAAAAGTACGGCGACGGCATTATGGAACCGTACAATCGTGCATGTGATACGAATAGGTAGTCACCAGCATCATGCTTCTGCGCGTTATTCCGGTCATAGACAAGAGGAATAGCCAGCTCATGGTCAATAGGATATGAATCGACAAAACATCGGGACGCGATAATGCCTAATAATACCTATTAGAACTATTTCGCGGAACGACCGTTCAAAGGATAAAGTACCTGTGGTCGTTATCTGTCCATGTAGGGCAAACCGGCCTCCCCATTGCCAAAAATGAGCTATGGGGCGGGTGATTGAGAACAGGAGTCATAACACATCCTAGGTGGCATCATGAACACAGGAAGATACTACGAGGGAGAAAAAAGGATTGAATCCCATGACCGAGAATATTCCCCAAATAACGGCAGAGACAAAAAGTCATGCTGACAGCGGAATACGTTGGTTGATTATGAGGAGTCATGAGTGCAGTGCCATAGGATTTTAATTATAGCATTAGACCCGACTATCCTGGGTGGATGGTCCCGACGTTAAAACTCAGGGCAACCATGGAAAAAAAATAGTACGTACATGGACCTATTTGGTTTGCCTCGCACTAGATTTGCCCTGATGCTCATGTCTTCTAACTCAAGCGGTTGTACTTTTTCACATAGTAGAATGCTACCGATCAGGGATAATGAAGCCTTACAGAGTTAGGGGACCGGTGCTGTCAGCTCAAGCCATGCTGGTCACTGTATGGGTCGAAGTTGCCATTGAGCAGAACAGGTCACGACGTAGTGGGCAAAGTCGGCGGCTTACGCGGCAAGATCCATATTACAAGTTAAAATTACTGTCTTGGCTACAAACCACAACATGCTTCGACAATCCATACTAACGGGACCTTCCCAAGGGCAATTACCAGCAcacaaatactgtgtagcCAGTGTAGGCCCACAAATGTTGATTACGCAAACCAATTTCGGCAGAGACAATGCTGACCTCGAAATCAATGACCCCGAATCGCCTAGATTGCTTTATCATCTTCTTTCCCAATGCTCATTCCCCCGTTAAGTACCCACTCATCCTTCTATTTTCTCAAGCAATCATTACTTTAACTACAGCATAGCATGTCAACTTTATCAGCAGTACGAAATACTTGTGCAACCTAATAGTAATCATTCGGTGTGCCTGCGAATTGACTTACCTGATTTATTCTTTCTTCGCGGCCTTCTTGGACATCGAGAAAGCAAAGGACCGAACACGACCTCAGATTTCTCCATTATCCGCCGATCAGAATAGGCAGCCACTCAGGGAAGTTGACAGTGCAAAACTTATCTGGGATTTGATACGCCTCTGTAACATAAGTCACAGCTTGGAAGCGTATAAAAAGGCCTGCGGCTGGAATCAAGGGTCCGGACTCTGTTCTTCTTCCCGTGTCGACCATATTCTCGATCTTTCGCAGCTTGATTGGCGTTTGGACATATTATTCCTAATTACCGATGTCAAATCCTGCGTCTAACTCCACAAGGACGGAGCCAAATTCCCATCCACTGGGAAAGGTAAGAAATGAtctttctcattctcatttaATTTAAGGAATAAAAAGCGACGCGCTAACGATGAAACCTGTTGTCTGTCTCTAGTCTATAACGTCCACTAAAGATACGGAAATCCCTCATTCGCGTGAACCCACAGTGTCCCCAACTGGAAGGTAAGTGTAACTCTGATGTGGCATTAGTCGCAGACCTCAAATCTGACCACTCGATTTGAAACCCTTCCTCGTACATTAGTGATCACCTTATGATGATGGAAACTTCTCTTACCGACTCTTCTGATCCGTGAGTTTCTTCTATTGTTCACTGCGCATTTCTTATATACTAAAAGATTTTCAATAAAATTCCAAGTAATCAACTAAAGTAGGAGAATCTATGACCTGATACGTATTCTCAAAGGCTTAAACTGACCTTTATTAAGTCCACGGGAGCTAGAAAATAATAAGGATCATTTAACGGACTACACTTTCTCGTAAGCGCTGTGGACTATTTATCTTGGTAACACTGGATTAATAATCAATATGATTACTTCATTGTAGACTGTAAGTCCGGAAACAGGGATTCGTAGCACTTCGAGCATCGACTGAATATATCAATTTTACCaggcctcctcctcctagaCGGAAATCCGGAATGTTAGAGACTTACACTGTTATTCGTTGTCAATCAGTTAAACTTACTATGCAAAATTTCTATAGACTGATCACCGAACCCATTGACAACGATGCTAGTATTACATTGCCTTCTCAAGTCTTCGTTAAGACACATGCTAGAACAAATACCTTTGGCCGCCCCTTGCTTGAGGGTATAGCCCAATTTGTCTGtaaaaatgatttttgctAAAAGAAGTTTTAGGATTATTGGGAGATGTGCGAAATCGCCGAACTTCACCAAGTCTGCTGGCATCTTCAGACCTGTCTTCCCAAGACCGCCAGGAATCAAACGAAAAATAATGGTATTAGAAAAATGTCTAGAAATAATCGACCCGCATCGCTCTCGTTAATGTAGCCCCTTCGCAAAGTCCTTATTATTATCTTGTTTACTGGGTAAACAAAATTTCCACAACGAGGAGTAAACTTTACTCCTCGTTGTGGAAATTTTCTTGCACACGTACGTTATAACTGTATTCGATATACCCACTCGCATTGTAGTCCAAAACACTGGCCCAAGGGTCCTGTCCAAGTGATGTCGGAAATCAAAATTTAATGGCATTTCATGAAATGCGTAGGTCAAATCGAATAATTCTCGTTGAACGATTGAACAGTCAGAAGCGATCTGAGTAGCCAGGTTCCAAGAAATGTTTAGAATTTGTGTGGCTGTGCCTATGCTTGGTCCTAATTGGCTTCGTCGCTTTTACCGTTCGGGAACAACAACGCAGTTGGTCTGCCAAAGCCACAAGGCCTTCAACTTAGGCCATATACCTCGGTCAACTTTATTTGTCAATTGCCATGGCACGCTTTAGGGCCTTCAGCAGCGACACGAGTAGCAGCGAAGACGAACCAGAAACGCGCAAAGTCCCAATTGAATCACCTACCAAATCAACACATAAAGCTCCAGACGGATctgacgacgatgacaaCGAGTCGGAGAAAGAGAACGAGAGCGGGAATGAACAGGCCTCAAGTTCTGGCGGCTCGTCATCGGAGATGCACGAGGACGAACTGGACTCGTCTCCAATACGGAAGCGGGGGAAATCTAAAGCGAAAGACCGAAACGCGCTAGTTCAGGACGAAGACGGAGAAGTACGATATGCGCATGAAGTCAACTCACGCGTTTCTACACACGGCACACCGTCAAAGTCGCCTCCTGCTAGGCCACGTCAACCAAAGCGCGGAGATCCCACCATAATACCATGGGCTCAGCATGTTGGTGTCGATCCGCAAAGGATGCATGTTATGCAAAGTGCCCTCTTTCGTACACCAGAAGACGCTGTGGCGCTGAGGGCActcaaaagcaaaagaaaccAACCTCCTCAGCGCACGTCAGCCAAGGCTCTTAACTTAGGTTCGAATGATAACGATAGAGCTCTGAACAGGAAGCATAGCAGAGATGAGGAAGGTGATGGTCTGAGACCAGACTCTCGCGAGGTAGGAAGAGAAGAGTTTTCTACAACATCTACCTCAGATATTGATTTCTGGCTGTGCAGAGACTCTCATTTGCTCAACAAGTCGAAACACCAACGTTCCGCCCATCAAGAAAATACGCGCGTGTTGGCTTTACATCATCTATTGCTTATGGAAATGAAGGTGCCCGTTTCGACGCTGGCCTTGCTATGGGTAGTTCTTTCCGAGTAGGTTGGGGTCCTGCTGGGCAACTTGTGCACGTTGGAAGTATATGCAGTCCCATGTCGATAACGTGAGTATTCTATTGAAAGTAGATCTTTTGGTCGATTCTCACAGCACAATTTTGCAAAGTCATACATCCTCGAACACATCTACCATCACGATTACCAAAACTTTACCAACACTTATTTCATCGCGGCCTGATTCCAGTACATTGCCCTCTCAACCAAGCGTACCTGCCCTTGCCACCAAGCTCCTTCAACATCACCTAACGCACACTACCATCTCCCCAGACGAGTCGGGCGCTCCCTGCGCAATACCCACTTCCTCCACACTTTCTGCATCCACATCAACGAGATCGCGTACGCATGCCCCTGCGGCCTCTCCCGACCCCCTAAATTTTTCATCTTTTGCCTCGCTCTTTCCTACTAATGACACCACGAGTCCCGCTCCCATCTTTCGTCTGGGCAGTGCACTTTTCGACCCAATTGATCTGCAATTAGGTCGATCCAAGAAAAATAGCGGCATCATTAGTCCATCTGCAATCACCCCCGACCTCCGGAACCGAGTTTTAGTACTCAGAAGAAAAAACGCCTTGAGCAAATGGCTGAAAGATGTTGTCAAACCTGGCGTTGATGCCGATTTGCGGATGCAAACAAACGGGTCAAATGGTAACTGGGCTTGATTTTGGTTTATTGTTCACAATTTTTGATATTAAGGTCTCATCATTTAGCATCATATACTCCAGCTGATGCTGCGTTTACCCATCTTACTGGCCACCAAATCAACGAAGCCT is a window from the Psilocybe cubensis strain MGC-MH-2018 chromosome 8, whole genome shotgun sequence genome containing:
- a CDS encoding Arabinogalactan endo-beta-1,4-galactanase, with amino-acid sequence MRFIVTLFTALFTFNHLGRALQYHGADFSSLVNLEKSGIVYKDSSSAQGAKFETILHNHGVNLARIRIWTSTNDADYSLNYGLALAKRAVAAGMEIFVDLHYSDTWADPGKQAIPSSWPKDLNSLNTQIYTYTMNLVNSFSAQGTPIKFIEIGNEINSGILWPIGQISVNGYAGLSELLHSAASGVRAASSSTKIMIHLANGWDSSSISSFYSQIFLPGKLSTSDVDVMGFSFYPFYGTGATLNNLKSSLQNIINKYGKDVMVVETDWPTSCPGVALSEPSVPVSAAGQSTWVADIRNVLSGLSGGHGLGIVYWEPGWIGNANLGSSCADTLLVDSSGNTRSSISMFSSSM